In Vicia villosa cultivar HV-30 ecotype Madison, WI unplaced genomic scaffold, Vvil1.0 ctg.002076F_1_1, whole genome shotgun sequence, one DNA window encodes the following:
- the LOC131637724 gene encoding uncharacterized protein LOC131637724: protein MEQLYFDGMAICSHIGFPDLFITFTCNPMWPEVKRLLHPMRLQPHDRPDIISRVFKIKLDELLFDLTKKHVLGRVVAYIYTVEFQKRGLPHAHILLFMHPQSKYPTPEDINNIISAEIPSKEDDVELYNLVKRHMIHGPCGLANMLSPCMKDAKCSKFFPKKWQPQTVVDQDGYPVYRRRDTGNTVTIKTLFLITDLITAAVVGDNDNPLTAKNGDEIKQYLDCRYVSPSEACWRIFYFPIHGRSPAVERLYFHLEGDNSVYYTDYELIDEVLEKPSVKESMFTAWMEANKTYPEARNLTYSNFLTKFVYDKRYRRWRPRKRGHTIGRLIWVPPSTGELYYLRMMLTVAKGPTCYEDIKKVGGIVRDSFRDACFEMGFLNDDKEYVAAINEAKDWGSGHFLRKLFVTMLLSGTINRPRHVWQKTWKTLSDGILHQQRQLTNIKDMQLTEVELKNLTLIEIENMLQSNRRSLHEFKDMPYPDVYVTRHVGNRLIYEEHDYNTETERENFNNLFRALTDEQRSIFEKIMEAVGKQRGGVFFLHGYGGTGKTFMWRTLSSALRSKKKIVLAVASSGIASLLLPGGRTAHSKFKIPVPTLDNSTCNIDKNTEHSQLFEATDVIIWDEAPMAHKNCFEALDRTLKDVMTKKGFGNKIFGGKVVVFGGDFRQILPVVPRAGRSDIVHASICSSYIWDYCQVLTLTKNTRLQQGSDNTSSKELAEFSKWILNVGDGKISEPNDGLVDIEIPQDLFITNYEDPIKAIVENTYPNLVNVFQDVAYLQGKAILASTIEVVDKINHYVLDLIPGEEKEYLSYDSIDRTDSSYTEAYEVLTPEFLSKLRTSGLPNHRIKLKVGTPIMLMRNLDQSDGLCNGTRLIVTRLANHVIEAKIISGKNIGNLFYIPRMSMSPSESPWPFKLIRRQFPIIVSYAMTINKSQGQSLDSVGLYLPSPVFSHGQLYVAISRVTTKSGLKILIHDKENVPCSTTTDVVYKEVFQSLC, encoded by the exons ATGGAGCAATTGTATTTTGATGGAATGGCTATTTGTAGTCATATTGGTTTTCCTGACCTTTTTATCACATTTACATGCAATCCAATGTGGCCCGAAGTCAAAAGACTGCTTCACCCAATGAGGTTGCAGCCCCATGATCGTCCCGACATTATATCAAGAGTTTTTAAAATTAAGTTGGATGAGTTGTTGTTTGATTTGACTAAGAAGCATGTCTTAGGGAGAGTGGTTGCAT ATATATACACCGTTGAGTTTCAAAAGAGGGGTTTACCACATGCTCATATTTTGCTATTCATGCATCCGCAAAGCAAGTATCCCACTCCCGAGGACATAAACAACATCATTTCAGCAGAGATACCATCAAAAGAAGATGATGTGGAATTGTATAATCTGGTGAAGAGACATATGATTCACGGTCCGTGTGGTTTAGCAAACATGCTGTCACCTTGCATGAAAGACGCAAAATGCTCTAAATTCTTTCCAAAAAAATGGCAGCCTCAGACCGTAGTTGATCAGGATGGATATCCTGTGTACCGAAGGAGGGATACTGGAAACACTGTTACGATAAAAACGTTGTTCTTGATAACAGATCT GATTACCGCTGCTGTCGTAGGAGACAACGACAATCCTTTGACCGCTAAAAATGGGGATGAAATCAAGCAGTATCTTGATTGTAGATATGTCTCACCAAGTGAAGCATGTTGGAGAATATTTTATTTTCCCATTCATGGAAGGTCTCCTGCAGTAGAAAGATTATATTTTCATCTTGAGGGCGATAATTCGGTATATTATACAGATTACGAACTGATAGATGAGGTTCTTGAAAAACCAAGTGTGAAGGAATCAATGTTTACCGCTTGGATGGAAGCAAACAAAACATATCCAGAGGCCAGAAATCTGACCTACTCAAATTTCCTCACTAAGTTTGTTTATGATAAAAGATATCGACGATGGAGACCGCGTAAGAGAGGGCACACCATTGGAAGACTAATCTGGGTTCCTCCAAGTACAGGTGAGCTGTATTACCTGAGAATGATGCTGACTGTTGCAAAAGGGCCAACATGTTACGAGGATATAAAAAAGGTCGGTGGAATTGTTCGGGACAGTTTTAgggatgcatgttttgaaatgggATTTCTTAATGATGACAAGGAATATGTTGCAGCCATTAACGAGGCCAAAGATTGGGGTTCAGGACATTTTTTGAGAAAGTTATTCGTAACTATGCTATTGTCTGGTACAATTAACAGACCGCGTCACGTTTGGCAAAAAACTTGGAAGACGCTGTCCGACGGTATTCTGCACCAACAAAGACAGTTAACTAATATAAAAG ATATGCAGTTAACAGAAGTTGAGTTGAAAAACTTGACCCTCATTGAGATTGAGAATATGTTGCAATCCAATCGAAGAAGTTTGCACGAATTCAAAGACATGCCTTATCCGGATGTTTATGTCACACGGCACGTTGGAAACCGACTGATTTACGAAGAACATGATTATAATACTGAAACTGAGCGAGAAAACTTCAACAATCTCTTTCGAGCCCTTACAG ATGAACAACGCTCAATCTTTGAAAAAATCATGGAAGCTGTCGGAAAACAAAGAGGAGGGGTCTTTTTTTTACACGGTTATGGAGGGACCGGTAAAACTTTCATGTGGAGGACACTATCAAGTGCACTTCGTTCGAAGAAAAAAATTGTGCTTGCTGTTGCATCAAGCGGTATAGCTTCGTTGTTATTACCAGGTGGACGAACTGCTCATTCCAAGTTCAAAATTCCTGTGCCAACACTCGACAACTCCACTTGCAATATTGACAAAAACACTGAACATTCTCAATTATTCGAGGCAACGGACGTGATAATATGGGATGAAGCACCTATGGCTCATAAAAATTGTTTTGAGGCATTGGATAGAACACTTAAAGACGTCATGACCAAGaagggatttgggaataaaatcTTTGGCGGAAAAGTTGTTGTTTTTGGAGGAGACTTCAGACAGATTCTTCCAGTTGTTCCGAGAGCAGGGCGTTCTGATATTGTTCATGCATCCATATGCTCCTCTTATATCTGGGACTATTGTCAGGTTCTAACACTGACAAAAAACACGAGACTTCAGCAGGGAAGCGATAATACAAGTTCTAAGGAATTAGCGGAGTTCTCAAAATGGATTTTAAATGTCGGTGATGGTAAGATATCTGAACCAAATGATGGATTGGTGGACATAGAGATTCCTCAAGATTTATTCATTACCAATTATGAAGATCCTATCAAAGCTATTGTTGAGAATACATATCCCAATTTGGTTAATGTATTCCAAGATGTTGCATATCTACAAGGAAAAGCAATTCTTGCCTCAACCATTGAAGTTGTGGATAAGATCAATCATTATGTATTGGACCTTATACCAG GTGAAGAGAAAGAGTATCTTAGTTACGATTCAATCGATAGAACTGACTCGAGTTATACCGAAGCTTATGAAGTGCTAACTCCAGAATTTCTTAGCAAATTAAGGACATCAGGTTTACCAAATCATAGAATCAAATTGAAAGTTGGTACTCCCATTATGCTTATGAGAAATTTGGACCAGTCAGATGGATTGTGTAACGGAACAAGATTGATTGTCACAAGGTTGGCCAATCATGTCATTGAGGCAAAAATTATTTCTGGCAAGAACATAGGTAACCTTTTTTACATTCCTCGAATGTCTATGTCACCTTCAGAGTCACCGTGGCCATTTAAGTTAATTAGGAGACAATTTCCAATTATTGTCTCTTACGCAATGACAATTAATAAGTCTCAAGGCCAGTCTCTTGATAGTGTTGGTTTGTATTTGCCTTCTCCCGTGTTTAGTCATGGACAACTTTATGTTGCAATCTCAAGAGTTACTACAAAAAGTGGTCTTAAAATCTTAATACACGACAAAGAGAATGTTCCGTGCTCCACTACCACAGATGTTGTATACAAGGAGGTTTTCCAATCACTTTGTTAG